The window TTCTGTCATTCGGTTATTCTGGATGAAGTATATGGTCCAGCTGCTCTAAAGCAAATGTTTGAATGCAGGAAAGGGTTGGTTTGCATCAAGCAAATAAAATGAAGTGCTTAGTCTATTCTTTCTACATATCGAGGACGTGAATAATTAGCTGGTATCCTCTAAAGAGGTTAAGCACGGAAATGTGTCAGTAAAGTTTGTACTTCGATTCTTTGCATTGTGAACCGTGAGGCTGGATTGTGATCGATTGTGTAGCGTTAAGGGTACAGCGACTTTTCTGTGGTTTAGCACAGAGCAGCAGAAGTGTGATGTTCATGTCTCCGAAGTGACTTGACTCCACTCTTTACAGCTGACTCAGATTTATTTGGAATCCAGCTAATGTCGagacaaacacaataaaaaactcttaacttcctcttttttgttttgttttttaggaacCTCGGGAGAATGTCTTTGTTTACCACCATATTACTCTTTGGTAAGACACGCATCCTCACGTGAGCAACCCCAAATGTATACGTTTGTGTTCTTAATTCGGATCATCTCTTCCTGCTTCATTATAGGCTTTGCATCTGCTCAGAAGGTGATTCAGTTGTCCTACTGCTCTATAGACGAGGACCACCTCAGGATGGACTGCAAATACTCACTTCCTTCTGAGTCATCAGAAGTCTTTTGCAAGTACACGCACGGTGAACGCCTCTTCGACACCACTGACCCATCGGAGGAGCAGCACGCCCCCTTCAAGAAACGTGCCAAAGCCCGCATCTTCCCAGGCAACATCTGTCGCCTGCTGTATAAGAACCTGCCCAACGGCAAGTCCACCTTCACCTGCAACATCAAAGTGGGCGACTCGGCCCCTGTGACCAAAACTTCGGTAGTCGAGAAGAGTAAGATGCTTATCCTCATGCTCGTTTGACCCATATGTGCACTTCCTGTTATTTTTACAAATAAGAATAGAACATGTGAGCTTGACAAACAAAACGCGCGTCCTTGTGAACCTGTGTTGCTTTTTTCTTATCGCAGAGCTCCTCCTCCCCTGTTCTGCATGGAGTGTCCTATTACAAAGCTGCAGTGGCCTACTGTTGACCTTGATGACCTTTCCCATGCTGCTGGAAATTCACTGGCTGTGAAGAAGGCGCCAAACTGCTGCATATCTTAACACTGCAACCATAACCATCTGGTCACTGATGCTGTACTCCCCCGAAGTTGCGTGTATGCACAAAGTGCAATAAGTTAAACTGAATGTACTCACAGTATATATTTGGTATGTCACACACTTGCACACTTGGCATTATGCACTCAATACTAAGCACACATACTGCTGCATATACACTATACTCTAAACTAATATTAGCTCTAAGCTATAAGTTACCTGTTGTATCTGGCAGACTTTCAGTAGGGTTAATGAgaaaaaaagcatgatttaaaattgaaatcCTAGATTCTGCAGTGCTCACTATCTAGATTCTATCATTGTAGCAGATGTAGTCAAAGATATTGACAGATTGCTTCTTTAATAAGACAAAAACTGTCTGATTTAGAGGGTTTTTAAGAAGGGATGGAAACTAGTTTTGCTGTTCCATCTAATGAGTGAAATCTTCACAGCTCTAAAGTGCAACGCTGCACTCTCCAATGTGAATTATTGCTGAGTCACGTCGCTCGTTAAGGTAAGCAATCTATTTTGCCTGACTGAAATCTGTCCCTAGTGTCTCCTCCTGGCTGTCAAAAAATGACAGCAGATGGCAGTGACCTTGTGCTGCACAGGCCCACTAACGGGAGACCGTGCTGTGTATTTGTCAATAGAAATTGGATGGAGCAATGAAGATAGCTGACAGGGTTTTAATGTAAGCTTCAAATGATGTTTTGACTTACTATTGCATGCAATCAAGTTTCTCTATTCTATcgtgttctattctattctgagGAGAGGATCAATAGTCTGTATCAAGTCCCTCAACTACAGTTGCAAAGACACCcaaacacagttttttttaaattttgcctTTCACGTGTGCCTAAAACACATAAGCCATGTTTGGCTGAGGCTTATTTAGTACATGTTTGAAACTATAAGCTAAGTCAGATACTCAGTCTTTATGAATTTAtgaatttacattaaaaattcTTTCACTGGTGCAGTGTTTTCTCCTGAGGTCAGCCTGTTCTGATGGctgtttccagcaggataacgcaccatgtcacaaagctcagatcatctcagtCTGGCTCCtttaacatgacaatgagtttacAGGAttcaaatgacctccacagtcatcAGATCTCAGTGTCATCGGCAGCTGTGGGATGTGGTGGAGCAAGAGAGTTGCATCATGGATGTTCAGCCAGCAGTTTGTGCCAATAcggaccaaaatctcagaggaacgtttccagcaccttgttgaatctgtgacATTAAGAACTGAAGCGATTCTGGAAACAAAAGGGGGTCCAGTCAAGTAGTAGAAAGGTGTATCTAATTAAGTAGCCAGTGAGTGTATACAGTGTCTGGTATTTCATACTATACTAAAGGCGCATATCCTTTGGCTGAGCCAAGTGAGTCAAATTGTATTTGAAGGTGTTGAAAAGCAACagtgaaagagaaggaaaagaatATCTCGTTTCTATAAAAATCTGTGACTGACAGGATCTGTTTTGAAATTGCATCCTTtaactgaaaatgaatgaataataaaatgaatgaataaaattcACACTTGAGTTCAGCTTCTGGAAAGTAGTCCTTGTAAACAAGAAATACAGTCCAACTACCAtttgaaaaaaattattttactgattGTTTGTATTCTGCCAAAACAGGAAGATGATTAGTCTATAGTACTGGTACCCTGTATACagaataaagaaataatatggattttcttttataaaatacatttttttataaaGTTGTATCattaaactctcttttaaatAGAAATAACGTTGTTAAAATGCACATATACATTTCATGATCACAAGTATGTGGTGTCTGTATGCCCACATACCTTTGGCTGCATGATGTCATTGTACACCGACAGGCAATTTTAAAAATGCGTCTTCCTACGATTGAGCAGAAGATCTGATAATATGTTATCGGCATGCGGTTAAACAGcaacatttccactgaagtGCCAAACGAACCGAGTAACTCCTGTCATCGTGTTGCCTAATCCCGTGTGCCTGTGAGCATTATTTGAACAATTACTCAGTAACATGCTGGCGTTGCGTAACAAAGCACGGTGTCATCTCGGGGTCCAAAGTACCGAATCATGTACTGATGAATCATTTGCACAGTTTTACTTTCCAGCACTTCTTGTGAACTTTATCTTACAAATAACAAGTGATAATATGACAAAGTTTTGAATATTATGATGCAAGAAACAGTCCATATCAGCCAGATGTGGGCTATatttaaatcatgaattaaatATTACTAATTGATTAAACATAAATTCCAATACAATTACTCATGCAGGGGAACTTGCCTTTAAAATGAGAGGAAATAAGAGACACACAAGCTAAAAATACAATCTGATTCATAGATTTTGAAAGGTGAAAACAGATGGCAGACAGAAAGTCAGGCAGCAGTTTGACTCTCATTGTTTGTCCAGATTGCAAAAGCAGTAAAACCAGGCTTACTGGAGGTGGTttcattgtttgtttggttCACATTTAtccacttttttctgtttctgtttcaatAAGGATTCATTAGTTAATGTACCTAAAATAAACATGCATTTAAACACACATgcttaaatatgtattttttatattggtGTGTTTATTAGCAATTCTCTTTTTAATCTCTGTACATATGTTTAATAAGACAGATTGCTCTCTTAGGACTGAATAGTGCTGCATACAGCTCGGCTGTACCTTTAGTATAATGACAGCAAAGCTTGCGATTATAATGTTAAGCTATATCCCgattaaaatgaaatgtaatggtgctaataataaactttatttatgcagGACTTTTCTTAACAAAGTTAAAACGTACTTCACATAAATGCATTAAGAAAAAAGGGGCCAagaagcacacacaaacattaaaacaaggtaaaaaaaaaatataagaatCTGTACGAATCTATTCAAACAGTGCCATCGAAAGTCTACTCTGTTCCTCACTTCTGACTCAGCTGGAAAACATCACGGCAGGACCTAACTGCAAGCGCTTGCATGgcctacaaacacgcacatcaGTTTCACGCAGAACCCACACAGCTGAGAATGTGTGAGGGTTAAAAGACTGGAAATGTCTACAGTATTGACAAACTAGCCATTGCACATGCTTTCCTATCGGGGAGATGTAGTTTCTATTGGGCGTGTTCTAGTCAAACCTGTTTTTCTCCATCAGCCTCTGGGCGGCACCTGACAGGATCTTATTACCGGAAGTTAGGTGTTTGTAGTCACCTGCGCTGATTCTTTAGGTAACAAGAGGTGTTTACTCGAGCTGGAAACGTCGAAATAAGTGAAATAGGAGTCGGTGAAACGGAGACCATTCGTTCTTTATTCGACACAAAGAAGATTTTTGCGTACTTTCGGCTTGTTTTACTCGAGAATTTTTAAAGGAGAACGCCGTCGAATAATAAACAAGAAACCCGACATGACTGTGAGAGGAGTCCTTTGGCTGCTTTTGTTCTCTGGCGCAGCAATAGGTGAGAAAACTTGGGATTTCTTTTTAGTTAtctattaattttttaaaaatgtttatttatgtgcTGTTCTTTTAGTCTTTGTAGGCATTCAACAGTTGAAGctccgtgttttttttttttgtttttttttgttttttcacttttaaagAAGATAGTAATCTTGTTTTGCAGTAGTTTTTGCCAAACCGTAATTATAAGCTTAACGGTGCTTTAAAAATATGGGCAGGTTCAGTTACAACGCCCTAGTCTTGAGCAGAACCATGAAAGGCCATTTTGAATTATTACATGACTGGAATTGTCCTACTCTTAAAACATCTTAACCTTCCGTTTCCACACCACCATTACTTTTACACAAATGTAAAGATGTTTAGCGAGGCCATATTCAATCAAATGTAATTCATCAAAAGAGCTGCTATTTACTTTGGTAAGTTCTTAAGTTTCCTGTCACATGCCCACTTTAAAGGGGTCAGTAGGTATCGGTCAGTATCGTTTGTCCTGTTGTAATTCTCTGTGAGGTGCAGTGTGTTTTATATACAGCTCGGCTTTTTGATAATCAtctctgcagaaaaacaaacaaacaaaaaaggtgaATCTTCATGAAAAAAAAGCTCTTTATGGAAAAGATAGGTTAATcgtaaaaataagaaaactgtGATCAGGGACAAAAATCAGTTTAGTTTAGCGATTCATCCAGATACACCCCCAGACCTGAACAATATCTGTAATATTATTCGTACTTCCGCCTTAATTTAAATGTCATCTCCTCGTTATTCTGTATTTTCCTTCCAAGTTTCCTTGTGCTGCTTGATGGTCATTTGTGTAATAGTGTAGTTATCAGTTTTAAGTTtgtgttgtttgcttttttttttttttttttttttaaaggttaatatggagctgctgctgcttttgttgttgtgattgTCTTGCATACAGTTTCACATTTGTCATTATACACATGTTGAGTGGCTTTTTATCCTTTATACTGTCTCAGATTTTCTGAATTGCTTGCAAGATGTCAAGTATTTTCACATTAATTTTTCTGGATTGGTATTAACAGTTAGTAAACTCAAAGTCTGTTCAGGTTATCACGTGTGTATGTTacgtacaaaaataaaacaactctcCCACAAACTTGTAACGAAGTGAGGATTTTCATCCCCTACCATTCCTCTGCAATACAATAAGCACACTCTGCTGTATGAATCAAACTCTGGCTTGTCAGACGAGTTCCTTTAAAACTTGTTCCACTTCTCAGGTACATTTGCTGTCAGGACTTCTCAGTATGTATGTACACCGAAACTCTAAAAGTATGCAAACAAGGAAGTCATGGTGTGTTCTTTCAGTTTGCACTCCTACCTTATTTTTCCATCAAACTTATCTCGGTTGAGATTGCCTATAAGAAATGCCCACAGGCTTTAGGTTGGTCTGCCATGAAAACACATGCCAGCAGTGTATTTGTATCAATGTTAATCTGAAGTTTAGCTTTATTTTTATCAGCACCTTGTAAAAAAACGTGATGAATGCTCACAGAATGAATTTGCACTGAGTTAATGATTATCTGCCTTCTGCTGTAGTTGAAGCTTCTCTGTGCTACCTAAGCTTAGCAGACAGGGCAGTGGTTAATCATGTAACTCTAAAGTAATGGCAGCTGTGCAGTGTAATGTGGAGTGGGGCAACAGATGGACATGTGGTGTGACAGAGAAGCTTTTTACTGGCTGCATTAATGATTTAGTGTCCCCGAAGCTCCGCTGACGTGCCTGAAAAGACCCAGTTTCACCCAGAGAGCCGATAGTTTCACCGGAAGCTTCCTGGTTCAGCAGACAGGAATGAGCCActtttgttttgatgttttgcTTGACCACTCCCTGAAAGCTTCTGAGCATGCTCCAAGTGTTTAGGCAAAGGGTGTGTTTTTCAATCCTCAGTGCTGTATGCCTGATTATTTACATAATGGAAGATTGTGGTCTACTGGGAATACCTTATAATTTTCCTGGTAATACAGAGGGAGGACTTGGGTTTTCTGATCGTGGCCGTCAGCCTAGAATgattattttagtttatttaaatgaatgaaaacctTCGATTGATTTTTAGACACCATTAGGTCTCTTTTGTTaaacaaagtacaaaaaaaaattaactttgAAATGATGTTACCTTTTGAAGCCTGAGTAATAAAATCTCCTCCTGGCGTCTCTTCACCTATTCCTGCATGCCATGTTTGTGGAGTGTTAAAACTGGGTTTATTAAAACCCAATTTTCAAAGCAGCTTAAGCAGAGCActatctgtgcatgtgtgtaggggtttttttcttttctttttttaatctgcttTTTGTGTTCAGCAAATGGTTGGCACAAACTTCCTACTCACGCcatgcttcacttttcagacaggttagaccagcggtccccaacccccaggcctcggaccggtatCGGTCcatgagtcatttggtaccgggccgagAGTTGACGATCAGGTGTGAAAtatatggttttcagggtttttatcggttttcagcgttattttgttatcatttttattgtttactcggttttcctgggtcttttcacgtgtgttataaataaatcttctttttttcggtaccagtactagttttattgtgttgtgtttatccgcaacaccttaaaggccggtccgtgaaaatattgttgggcataaaccggtccgtggtgcaaaaaaggttggggaccgctgggttAGATTACACAGAGTACATTGAGTACACAATGAGTATTTTTAAACCCAAAAGGTTCCTATCCTGCAGGGCCTATTGTTAGTGTGTGTTATCAAtaagctttttttaatttttcttttataaacCATTATGGGGTCTGTGTGTGTCCAAGTAAATGGTAAGGATATTGCTTATAGGTTTATTCAGTAAGCTTATTGTATTTTATACACTGGcttattttaatattatgttGTTGTCTCTTTTGGtcatgtatatatgtattttttttatttacactgaCAGTGCACATGTAATGAAACGTGTATAAATTACATTTGCGTTTCAAGAGTGCTTGGCCCGTATGCAGCCATACACACAAGCAGCATATAGACAAAAGTATAGAGCCACCTGTATATTACGCATACAAGAGCTGCTTAGTTGTGGAAACCTATGCTGTAAAGCTCCTGgtgcacattttttttgtgtgtgtgctgatatTAATGCTAGAGGTGGTTTGGATCGCTGGTGACTCAGTAACTGCTTCCACACAGTAATAATAGCACTTACAGCTGATCATGGAACCAGGGGCACCTCCAGAATGTTTTCATAGGCGTGGCCATATGGGGGCCACTAAAAATATTCGGGTgacacaacaaaaaacagaatttcTGGTTTTATTATGCTTTGGTCAAATATAGGTTACCTGAAAAAtatagcaaaaaaaagaaagaaaataagttGATATcactaaaaatatgaaaaccaaACAAGATTTGATGACTATCATCCTTAGGCCCCCAAGTTATTGTTTCTGTTACGAGTTAGTAACATTAGTTTATGTTAGTTAACTATTGGCTGCGACCGACCAACCAACCTGATGATGAAATGTTCCGTGCTGACAGAAGATGAcgctaaacatgtttttaaaaattttactTTAACCACTTCTTTCTTAAATAAGCTTCACAGACAGAGTTGCATCCATGTCAGCTTTTATGAACAGGGCTCCATGAAGTAAATTAGTCATGTATCGCTACATGTCCACTTCAACACTTGTACCGATCACTCATATCAAACCTTCCATTACACAAGTTATGCTTTCCCTGTTTTGTAGTTTATTTCAGAGACAAAGAATGGTAGCTCTATCATGACCGTGCATTCACTTGCATTATATTCCTTTAGGCTACAAGCCGGTTCGCTTAAAGGAAGTGAGTATTTTGGACTTGACACTTGATGCTGAGTGTtctatttatttacttgttttattttaatctgtGTGTCTAGGTGTAAGTGGATATTCGGTCACTACTTCAAAGGCAAATGTACGAGCGGAAGAGAACACAGGTgagttttaaaacaaaattctgaataccataccacctttatttataaagcactttaaaataaacCAGGGTTCACAAAGTGCTGTTCATGTAAAAAATAGcataaacagaaaatgaaatcaaacatgttaaaaatagagaatttaaaaaaacaaaacaaaaaatgggaTTGTGAATGATTACCCAGGAAAATTGCAAACTGTCTATGATGTGTCTGCTAAAATCACAGATTCAGAGGTTTTCAAGATGAAGTCATATAATAAGACAAAACTGCATTTAAATAATAGACTGCAGAATTATGCAGGTTAATGGTGTCACCACACAaatttccctctctctttccagATGTGGATTTGACATGCTCATTTTCAGGAGACTTTGGTTCAAACATTTTACTTAGATGGAAGTTTAAGGACCGAAAAGGCTCTCAGGTGTTTGTGGTTCACGATGGGAAACCAACAGGTAAGTTTGACGTTTCTTTCTTTTAACTGACACTTTAATTAGtttaactaaaaaacaaaaacacatgatgCATGTGAAATAAAACCACAATTTTCCAAAAATTCTATTTTGATGTCACTGTTGACAAAATTCGGTGAATGTAATATCATCAATATCAGTCACGGTGATCACATTGGTGCCTGCCATGGTCCGTTTTATTTGACAGATCCAGATttagattaaaagaaaaaactagttctgtcagcattaatctcgttaaaatgacgttaacgccaaaACTGCATTAACGCGGAAAATCTCTGTTagcgagttaccgcggatcgccccatgcgtggggctgcacggcgttaacgagctaactgcactAACACGTTGATGAGCTAACGGCGCTCGCCgagttaatgcagttatggcgttaacgtcattttaattAGATTAACACTGACAACACTAGAAAAAACCTTTTTCTGCGACCAACCAAATAACCTGTCCTGAAACCCATCTGCTGAATGTGGTGTCTGAATACTTCCATGCTGGTTACGTAATGCTGCGTTTCTTCCACAGCGCCGTATGCTGACCGTTTGAATGTGTATGGTGGTAGCAATCTGAGATTCTCCAAAGTCACTCGTAAAGATACTGGAGTGTACACCTGTGAGATAACCAGCGCTGACAAAACCCAAGTTGGGGAAACAGAAGTGACTCTGACTGTTCTGGGTAAGACTATGTATCACATTTACTTGCTGTAATGAAGACCGTATGTTGCCATTTATAAGTGGTCCAgataaaaactaaacattttgtcCTACAGTGCCTCCATCTGTGCCATTTTGTAAAGTCCCCTCATCGGTAACAACGGGCAGCACAGCCATCCTGTATTGCATTGATGAAAGCGCTTCACCGCGCCCCACATACAAGTGGTACAAAAACAACGTTCTTCTGCCTGATAACCCTAGTAACGTTGCTGGCTTCAAAAACGCCACCTACAAGTTGAATTCAACCAGTGGCGAACTGGTAAGCTTTAGCTAGTTACATGTGTAACCTTTACTATGACTGATATGGTGTGTTGGCCTTTAAGTTTAAAATATACCTGTGTGGCCACAGAAATTTCCTGCTGCAGCCAAGACGGATACAGCTGACTACTACTGTGAGTCTGTCAATGATGCTGGCCCTGCTCAGAAATGTAGAGCTATGAAGATGGAAGTTCGTAAGTTCCTTTCACACTTTAAACTCCACAAAATGCTTTTGCCTGAGCCATTTCTTCCTTACCTCACAAAGAAAGTGTGCTGGTTCACCTTTTTATGTTTCCCTGTGTTTTCTTCAAGGCGACCTAAACACCGGAGGAATTGTTGCTGGTGTAATGGTGGCTCTGCTGCTTGTGGCCCTACTGATATTTGCCGTTTGGTTTGCCAAAAAGAAAGGATATCTGCCTGGTTAGTTTTCCACATTATATTCAAATCAGACTTTTACCGTCCTCGTTGTTCTGACGATGATCAGCGAAAAGTTAGTTTGTTGATTCAGGCAGGCAGAGGTCTAAAAAGTGTATCTGAAAGAAGTACTCTGTGCTGATGTTGTTTCCTTTCTTCCTAttacagcaaagaaagaaaggtaaGTGCATATTTCTATGCATTTAAATGTTACTTAACATTAGTGCCTTTGGTTTAATAATGTAAAAATGATAGCGATCTATATTTGGTGATGTCAATACTGGGTTTTTCCCCCCCTCATTTTTCTTGCAGCAGTTCAAAGATGAACCAGTCTTACCAAGCAGCAcctagtggtggtggtggtgatgatgtAAGTACAACGTTGCCTTTTATTCCACTAGCGGATTCATTGTTATAATAAGTACTTCTAGCTCTCGTTATAATGAAGTGTGCTTGGTATATTTGAACTTTGAAATTGCCAGAaaattgaatttttttaaaaattggagTGTTACTTGAACCTTCTAAGCTAAACTAAATATCAGTTTGCTTTATCGAAGGTTAAATTTTACatctggtatttttttttttttttgtgcaactAGTCGGCATAAACTAACTCATGTGTCACATGTGATACACTTTGCATACAGGGCTAAAACATGGTATCTGTGCAAAAATGGATGAAGCAGAGCTTTATTTTGATTGTGTTGTTTGATATGCTTGTTTCTCAGGCGGATTTCACACAGAAGTCATCATTTGTGGTATAGTGTACGAGCAGCAGTGGCGACAGCAAGCGCTCTGAGCGAGATGTCTCTTAAGTGTGTGGTTTTCCAGGAGTTTGAAAGTTTGTACAATGCAGTTTTTATAGACCattgcaatatatatatatatttttttttaacctgagcCAGCTACAGTAGTCTGTCAAATGCATCAACACGTGAGGTTCATGCAGCAACACCCTACAGGAAATAAGGAAATAGATAACTAATGAACCTTGTACTGTATCTATCTTTACTGAAATGAACTGTGGCCACTAGTGACCTATTTTCAGCAGAGACCAATTTTCTGCTCATCACCGATGTGTGCTTTTCTGTGTGCTTTTTATCTTCTGTCTTATGAAGAACAAGATTTTAAAGATATGCGCTTACTTGTGAAAACAAGGTTAATTAGAGTACCCCTACACCACTACCAGCAGcagtaaatgaataaatatatttatttgttatCTTTACATTGAGGACAGACGTATATTGCTGCATTTATTATATTTGCTGTCCCATCACATTCATTTCCGCTAGCACAACTCTCTTATCGGTCTTTGTGGGTTAGCTGAAATGTTAACAGAGCCTCAATATCACAGCCACGTTTTTAAAggtgtttcatttttttgtttttcctgcttttgtttgttttggttttttttttttaatttcttctttttccaacCACAGATCTGATGTAATGTACATgataatttttttctctttctttgtaaataaaactaattttaaaatttGGATAGCTTCTTGGGATTAAATGGTCACTCTTATACCCCTTTCACTGCAGGAAAATGGTTCAATACTGTTTCCAAATTCACATAATGACTTCAGTTTATTTTAGAGGGTATGTGTCTGCGTCTGTGCACCTTTGGCAACTAAAGTCATGAACTGCTACATTCcttgtgatgtttgtgtgtgtgtgtgtgtgtgtgcgtgtgagtgtgagtgtgagagaatATGCCTTTCCTGCTTAGTAAAAAGGCTTCCACTTATTTGGCATAGAGCCTGTTTAGGAAGGGTGAGACTTAATGCTGAGAGTGCGCAACCCTAAAGCAGTATTAGCAGTAAGCTAGCACACCCACCGATTTCACCATGATTCACACTGGAAAAACTTAACATCCATTTTATTCCAACAAGGGACCGACTGTCAGGTCCCAACCAGTTTATTTTTGGCTAGAATGCTCTGAAGGCTTCAAGATTAGGTGTACAGCCAGTACTGAACCGGTTTCCTGTTAGTGGAAAAGGGGTAAAAGTTTACTTTGTGAATAGGATTCATGGAGAAGGTTGTATGAAGTCAATGCCTTGGATCTACTTGCTTCTTACACATTCAATTTTCACACAACATATCTTAATGAAATGCTGTATACCTCTGGACGCTAACATTTAGATAGTGGTGTGATGAGATCCAAGTATATATTGATGGCATTCGATATTTAAGTGGAtgttgttttgtcctttttgtaTAAGTGTATAATTTTTCTGTGTGCTTATTTATAATAAACTCTTTTAAAATAGGTCTACATTTGTCTCGGAAGGGTAATATTTAGCTTTTGTGTCATCTACAGACTGACTGTTTGACTAGCCAACCCTCACTGACCCTATAAATACTGCTCTTTTTATAAAAATTAGTTGTACTTGCAAATACATGCTGATCCAATAAAGTTAAAGCACATGTACATCAATTCCTTATAAG of the Maylandia zebra isolate NMK-2024a linkage group LG10, Mzebra_GT3a, whole genome shotgun sequence genome contains:
- the thy1 gene encoding thy-1 membrane glycoprotein, producing the protein MHQRRNLGRMSLFTTILLFGFASAQKVIQLSYCSIDEDHLRMDCKYSLPSESSEVFCKYTHGERLFDTTDPSEEQHAPFKKRAKARIFPGNICRLLYKNLPNGKSTFTCNIKVGDSAPVTKTSVVEKKLLLPCSAWSVLLQSCSGLLLTLMTFPMLLEIHWL
- the f11r.1 gene encoding F11 receptor, tandem duplicate 1 gives rise to the protein MTVRGVLWLLLFSGAAIGVSGYSVTTSKANVRAEENTDVDLTCSFSGDFGSNILLRWKFKDRKGSQVFVVHDGKPTAPYADRLNVYGGSNLRFSKVTRKDTGVYTCEITSADKTQVGETEVTLTVLVPPSVPFCKVPSSVTTGSTAILYCIDESASPRPTYKWYKNNVLLPDNPSNVAGFKNATYKLNSTSGELKFPAAAKTDTADYYCESVNDAGPAQKCRAMKMEVRDLNTGGIVAGVMVALLLVALLIFAVWFAKKKGYLPAKKESSSKMNQSYQAAPSGGGGDDADFTQKSSFVV